A segment of the Corylus avellana chromosome ca2, CavTom2PMs-1.0 genome:
TTGTCCaggttttttcaaattttttaaagagaaattatttgaaattttttaattgtaaacCCTAATATCCTCAATTATAGACAAAGAACTAAGACTAGCccaaatttcttttcctttttaagttttttaattttttatgttttaacaAGACATATTGGTTAGGTGGCAGTTTTTGATTGGTTTGAAGTATTTTTCcgttaaaattataaataaaagtaCTATCTTAATATTTAAGCTCAAAAGTACTACCGACAAGTATATCATTTACGATACTTTTTAAAGCCGAGACAGACATTTGATAATATAACTTACCACAGATAAATACCTCATAGGCATTTAACtctttatttaaacaaaaattaaattcaaattgatttttaggACACCAAGCCTGGCATTAATCCTAATTCCTAACAATTGCTTATACGGTACTATGTGTAAATAACAATTGAAACATATGAAGGGAAACAGAGTGGTTTCTCACGGTAAAAATTTATTCTCATGCACTAAGCATTTTACTAAGTGTAAATAACAATTGCTTATGCACGTTTAAATTTGACACCGGTGCGTTCggtattataattttatagataaaaagtACGATATTAAACCAAACCATAGAAATCAGAATGTTTGGGattaccttttttaaaaattgcgatttgaaaacgtaaaaaatttgtgttttgttttcaagTCGTATGTAAGGGAGTGCTTTTGtttaaaacacacaattttataAGCTAAACTGTGATTTTGCTAAACGctttattatgtttttaaaaaccacatttttaaatcgcacattttaaaatcgcaatctctaACGAACCGAAGAGTCTTTCAAATGTTTATGGAAAAAACAAGTACTACTATACTACATAAAAGAAtattacaaaaagtaaaaaacaatgaaaaggaATAACCGTGAAAATTGTCCTCaaaaggtaactcaatcggttaggaccaCGTCTagtgaagcggatgtcactagttcgagtccccctccccctcttgtgcgcacatgtcaaaaaaataaagtaaaataactGTGAAAATTGAGACGCATAATTGTGACTATGTGAAAATTCAAATGTATAAGTCCACAACGAGGGAAGTCCAAATATTAAACACAATAATTGTGGCAATAATGTTGGTCATTCAATATACAATTTTACATTTGCTTCCCAATTAGGACCATACATTAAGAGAAAACATAGATGAACAAAAAATCACTTGAAGTAGTAGGGCAGATTCACGACGTAGAGGAGGATGTATGCCCAAGTGACACCGGAAATCCCACCGAAGAAGAACCCGCCGGTGAACTTGGCCCATCCGTCCGCGGTTTGCAGCTGGTCGGGCTCCTTCTTCCGACCGGTTAGGGTTAACCCGGGGGCGGTGGATGGTTCTCCTTCCTTGAAGGATGCAATGCCATACATGGTCAAGCAGATGCTAAGGATAACAACAAGGCCAGCAGCAGCCAGAGACCCAGCTCCACCAGCATACTCGGTGTTCCTCAAAGGCCCGGTCTTGACGAAGGGCCCAACAAGGAGAAACCCATGGGCCAGGCCCACTTCAATCCCCCTCAGGAGTGGGTTGACTGCCGTCCGATAGGCCGGAAGGTTTGAGAGGTACCATGCAATCAATGGGCTTGATGTCACCGGAGTCTCCAGGCTTCCGATGAATGGGTCACCATTGATGGGCTGAATAACCTGGTAAGTTGGCTGCAAAATTGAACCAGAAAAGAGAATACTTACATCTCATCATGGAGGATCTATAATCtataaagaaaacattttagGTGTATACATATCCAAAtgtaaaagaaacaaataagaTATTTAAATTCGATTAATATTCTCGATTTGAAGTCCTTtatattatacattttttttttaaaaaaaaattattcttgtcCTAGATATTTAAATCGTCtacttgattattattattatttttaacacaTCTACTTGATTATGGTTACATGACCTTCCTAGTTTGTTCTTGGCCAACGTTGTCTTGttttatttaggaaaaagtACACATATTTCCTTAAATTAACActcaatttataatattttttcgAACTAAGAATGCATCAATGTCttctaaattatcaaaaaattgtaatatttttattgCTCCTAAACGACAAAAATGCTGTAAAATTtttcaatcaaacaaaaatgcccctaaaaattcaaaaaacaaaaggaaaataaaacaatggGACTTGTGAACCCACAACAGCGAACTGTCTTGAGTTTGTCACcaccttttttttgttaagggtatttttatcatttgagaGACACTacaaatttttggtaatttaaaaaAGATTGATGCTGCAAATTGACATTTAATTCCAGGGGTATGTGTTTTGTTCCCTTTTACTTAAATGCAACATACAGTTAACATGTCTATAcatatacaattatatatacacactatTTTCATGTCTAATTAATACAGGGGATACAATCATATACACAGAACATATCCGGTCTCGGAGAgtatttagttaattatatttaaaggatatttttatttttttactttttgaacgAACAAAAATACCCGTTCACTAAAACTAACTGGATTTATTCAGAGATAATCATAATTCCATATAAACCTTCTCTAAAGACTACTCATAATCCTTGTTTCAGAAACAAGTGGCAAAATTCGATCTCAAGTTGTTCGATAAAATATCATGGAGAGAAAAGTACTAAAGCCTACCTTTTCAGATTGGACGGCTTTGACGGCGAAGGAATGGCGTCTCCCAGAGGGCAAGACTTTGAGGGGAGAGGCAGAGAGGCCTCTGGGTGCGACCAAAGCTCTTGTGATTGGTGAGGTGAAACTAGACTTCAGCTGGCTGGCCATTGGGGAAGCAGCGGCCATGGCTTCGCTTACAGAAGAGAATGGCAAAGAGTGGCAGAGAGTGagtgagcgagagagagagagttagaaGTAGTCAGATTTTAGAGGGACCATGTGTTGTCCAAAATGTTAAGAAGGCTGTGGTTGCCAAAGCCCGTATCATTTCATTGGACGACATATCGCACGCAACCTTATCCCTTATCCATTACTTTCTTCTCTTAGGAAATGAACTGGGTCGGGTTGTTCGggttttttttaagggaaataaTGTGAAGTGGTTATACCAATTTGCACGTGGTGTAAAAATGACATGTACCCataagacctttttttttttttttttttatttttattttttgacatgtttacacaaggagaagaaaatggcataagggattcgaactagtgacatcggTTTCATAAAGTGTGATTCTCAACTGATTGTGCTACCTCTTAAAAAcatatttgttatttgatagtttttgccaaaaattagACGAAAGTTGGGTGTACGgacctattttttatttttacatatataCCACATAGAACtctcataatatttttatagcatgtccgaaaaaaaaaattgaaggggtggccggaaagccacccctaaccccttTGGGGGTGACTTTCCAGCAACCCCTAAGCCCTacaggggtggcttgcggccacccccagggggttaggggtggctagaattcaaaatttttttttttttaagatttaatttttaaattaaattaatatgctgACGTAGCAAAACGATTCATTTAGTTGGGATTAACAGGCATCAAACATTTGGGGGCAAATGTAACAGTAGAAGTTAATTTTCCTTTTCGATTGGCACAAAGagtaaaatttgagaaaaaaaaaaaaaaaagttcagggAGTTTTCTGTTTTGGCATGTTGACTCAGAGATTTATAAGACatttacccaaaaaataataaaatattatttaaagttaaaaaaaaaaattaaaaacaaaataataaaaaaataatggggtGACTTGAGCCATCCTCAATGGCCAACTAGGgatggctgaaccacccccatggcctatgggagaggttcggccacccccaacttgcAAAAGGGGGGGTAGCTTCGACCACCCCACCCtcatggccattgggggtgaCCGAAGCTTGCTGAGACGCATCCATGGCTGATGGTACACGAATGAACCAGATGGCAGAGAGCATTACTGCCCGAAGAAAACGTGGAAAAGAATGAGAAGGTGCTGGAGAGATTCGAGAAGCAAATGGAGCAAACTAAGATCCACATGAAACATCAAGTttttgagatcatgtacaacAATGATTGGAAGTTTGAGGAGCTGATGAAAAACTTGGCATACCTTACACAAGTGGTGGAGAACAGGAAGGGTTCTCTGGAGAACAAGCACGGTGAGCCTTCAATCTTGGAGGCAAGAGAAGTAGAGAGAATCCAAATCCTGGAGCTACAAACTGATGTTGGCAAGAATAAGAGAGTGCACATTGAGGAGGGGGACATTCCAAGTAGCAGTGCACCCGAAAGTTGGCAGATGAGGCCACCTTTCACTCAATAGGTTCTTGAGGTTCCTCAGTTTAACACAAGGGAGCAGAGAATGCAATGGCCACATGGAAATTATGGTCCCTTCAAGCCAGAGGAGAGGCACAATCATAGATATCCATCAGAATCCAACATTCAAAGGTATCACCAATCTGCAAATCATCAAGGAATGAGATATTATCAAGATGATAGAGTTGCTAGAGGTGAGCAACAAGTAGAAGATCAATTAGCCATCATAACAAGGTCAGTGAAAATTGATTTCCCTAAATT
Coding sequences within it:
- the LOC132170823 gene encoding photosystem I reaction center subunit XI, chloroplastic; the encoded protein is MAAASPMASQLKSSFTSPITRALVAPRGLSASPLKVLPSGRRHSFAVKAVQSEKPTYQVIQPINGDPFIGSLETPVTSSPLIAWYLSNLPAYRTAVNPLLRGIEVGLAHGFLLVGPFVKTGPLRNTEYAGGAGSLAAAGLVVILSICLTMYGIASFKEGEPSTAPGLTLTGRKKEPDQLQTADGWAKFTGGFFFGGISGVTWAYILLYVVNLPYYFK